The Lentimicrobiaceae bacterium genomic interval TATTCCTAATTCGTGCAAATGTTTAAGTTTGTAGTATACGTCAATAACACCGCCGTAATTAGGTGGCGAAGGCACATTAAACGAAACTATATGTACATGATTAAACAAAATTCTCAAAAATTTTTATTAATGTTTGCTTTTCTGTTTCCCAATTCAAAGACTGTTTAGCCGTAACGCAATTTTTTGCAAATATACCTAATTGTTCTTTGTTGCTAAGCATTTTGTTTGCAGTATAAACAATATCTTCTGTACTGTGGCTTGGTAATATACAACCGATTTGATATTCGTTTACAATTTTACTCACTTCAGCCAAATTGGAAGCCATAACGGGAAGTTCGGCATAAATATAGTCGAATAGCTTATTGGGTAAGCTGTAGCGGTAATTTACATTTGTATCTTTATCTATGGATAAACCAATGGTTGCATTTTTAGTGTAGCTGTACAATTCTTCCTTTGTCATTCGGTCTATGAACCAAATTTTGTCTTCCAATTTCATGTCGGAAACCATGTTCTTTAATTTCGGGATAACATCGCCGGAGCCTATAATCAATAACAAAGCATCAATTTTTGGCATTGCCTGTACGAGTTCTTCCGCACCTCTATCTATATTTATTCCTGCTCCTTGTAGCAGTAGAATAGGAGTGCTTTCAGGCAAATCAAGCTCCTTTCTGCTTTTGATTTTATCAACAATAATAGGTTGGGGGATATTCCTTACAACTTCAAATTTAACATT includes:
- a CDS encoding glycosyltransferase, encoding MKKKVLISVTNDLVSDNRIAKTADVLFDMGFEVVMIGRKRRKSPPMPERKYKTKRMKLIFEKGPLFYAEYNIRLFLFLCFNRFDLLVSNDLDTLLPNYLIHKIKRTNLVYDSHEYYTETPELTGRKTVQNIWKFIERKTVPNLKHLITVSNGISDLFYQKYNVKFEVVRNIPQPIIVDKIKSRKELDLPESTPILLLQGAGINIDRGAEELVQAMPKIDALLLIIGSGDVIPKLKNMVSDMKLEDKIWFIDRMTKEELYSYTKNATIGLSIDKDTNVNYRYSLPNKLFDYIYAELPVMASNLAEVSKIVNEYQIGCILPSHSTEDIVYTANKMLSNKEQLGIFAKNCVTAKQSLNWETEKQTLIKIFENFV